GTCAGCGACCTGCGGGTACGCCAGTGAATAGAACATTTGCAGGGCCCTGCGTTCGCCCTTGACCAGATGGTAGCGGCGCAGCACGGACAGGTGCTGGGACAGATGCGAGGCCTCCAGGCCCGTTGCGGCGAGAAGCTCCGTCACGGACACCTCCGGCGCCTCGCACAACAGTTCCAGCACCCTGATCCTCACCGGATGCGCCAACCCCTTGAAAAGGTTGGCCTTCACCTCGTACAACGGTGCCCGGAAATCCGAGAATTCTTCCATGCCTGCCTCCCGGCCGATCACAATATGTGCTTGCTTGACTATTTTATAGTTCCATCATCCAATATAACAGGGGCGGAACATTCCGTCCCTGTCAGGCCCGGGTTTCCGCGGACCGACGGACACTCCACACCGGCCCAGGGCATCGGCAGCTTTGCCCGACCGGGGAAAGGGGCACCCATGCCCTGCCCGATAAAGACCCCGGCGGCCGTCACGGCCCCGCCGCCCGCCAGAGGCCCGGCACCGGGGACCCCGCCCCAGCGAGACGGGCCAGGCGCGGCACGCCGCGGCCTTCCGAACCGCTGCCCGGACCCGGCCCCTCCGGTCCGTGCAGCGGCCGGGGCGGGCGGCGGCATGAGGGACCCGCGGACGGCGTCGCGGGTCGAACGGCCAGCGCCCGTTCCTGCCCCCGCGCCTCCGGCTCC
This genomic window from Arthrobacter sp. 24S4-2 contains:
- a CDS encoding metalloregulator ArsR/SmtB family transcription factor, producing MEEFSDFRAPLYEVKANLFKGLAHPVRIRVLELLCEAPEVSVTELLAATGLEASHLSQHLSVLRRYHLVKGERRALQMFYSLAYPQVADLLSVARLLLNDMLHTTREQLEHSAGTSPLAAAAGSSR